A region of Candidatus Nitrospira nitrificans DNA encodes the following proteins:
- the rpsL gene encoding 30S ribosomal protein S12 — protein MPTINQLVRKGRIFVKAKTKSPALKSCPQKRGVCLRVYTTTPKKPNSALRKVARVRLTNGMEVTTYIPGVGHNLQEHSIVLVRGGRVKDLPGVRYHLVRGALDAVGVTGRKQSRSKYGAKRPK, from the coding sequence ATGCCGACGATCAATCAGCTGGTTCGAAAAGGGAGAATCTTCGTAAAGGCAAAGACGAAGAGCCCTGCTCTGAAGTCTTGTCCGCAGAAGAGGGGCGTGTGTCTTCGTGTGTATACAACGACGCCGAAGAAGCCGAACTCGGCATTGCGGAAAGTCGCCCGTGTGCGTCTCACGAACGGCATGGAAGTGACGACCTACATCCCAGGGGTAGGACACAATCTTCAGGAACACTCGATCGTGCTCGTGCGTGGAGGTCGTGTTAAGGACTTGCCGGGCGTTCGCTACCACTTGGTTCGCGGTGCCTTGGATGCGGTGGGTGTGACCGGCCGAAAGCAGAGTCGTTCGAAATACGGAGCGAAGCGGCCTAAGTAG
- the rpsG gene encoding 30S ribosomal protein S7 — MPRSRFLGQREVLPDVRYRDKLVGKFINALMSSGKKSTTERICYGAFDFIQEKTGSDPLKVFKAAVDNVKPIVEVKSRRVGGASYQVPVEIRPARRVSLALRWLSQFARTRGGKSMREKLAAELLDASNNTGAAVKKREDVHRMAEANKAFAHYRW, encoded by the coding sequence ATGCCACGCAGTAGGTTTTTAGGTCAACGAGAAGTGCTCCCCGACGTGCGGTATAGGGATAAGTTGGTCGGGAAATTTATCAATGCGCTGATGAGCAGCGGGAAGAAGAGCACGACAGAGCGGATATGTTATGGCGCATTTGATTTTATTCAGGAAAAAACCGGCAGTGATCCGCTGAAAGTATTTAAGGCGGCTGTGGATAACGTGAAGCCGATCGTCGAAGTTAAGTCTCGTCGGGTGGGGGGTGCCTCCTATCAGGTTCCGGTCGAAATTAGGCCGGCGCGTCGCGTGTCGTTGGCGCTTCGATGGTTGTCGCAGTTTGCCCGTACGCGCGGTGGGAAGAGTATGCGCGAGAAGCTTGCGGCTGAGTTGTTGGATGCGTCGAATAATACTGGGGCTGCGGTCAAGAAGCGCGAGGATGTGCATCGGATGGCGGAGGCTAATAAGGCGTTCGCTCATTATCGCTGGTAG
- the fusA gene encoding elongation factor G translates to MARQTSLEHTRNIGIMAHIDAGKTTTTERILYYTGMTHKLGEVHEGAATMDWMEQERERGITITAAATTCFWRDCRINIIDTPGHVDFTIEVERSLRVLDGAVAAFDSVQGVEPQSETVWRQADKYHVPRIAFMNKMDRVGADFYGSVQSIIDRLGAKPVPIQIPIGREAEFKGSIDLVSMKGYFYEDETLGAKYKVDEIPADLLAQAKEYREKMLDAVAEFDDQVMEKYLNGHPLTEEEVMRAIRAGTISMKITPVLCGSAFKNKGVQQLLDGVVDYLPSPLDIPPVLGIEPNTGKEVLRKADDSEPFSALAFKIMSDPFAGQLTYFRVYSGTLKTGTPVLNVTKGAKDRIGRLLKMHANKREEIDEVYAGDIVAAVGLKGATTGDTLADEKRPVLLEVMKFPEPVIAMAIEPKTKQDQEKMGFALQKLAQEDPSFRVRTDEETAQTIIAGMGELHLEIIVDRMLREFKVEANVGKPEVAFRETIRRKAEAESKYIKQTGGRGQYGHVVLTVEPSEPGKGLEFINKVVGGAVPREYIPAIEKGVRERMETGVVAGYPLRDVKVTVIDGSYHDVDSNEMAFKIAASMGFADACKKADPVLLEPIMKVEVLVPQDFMGDVIGNLNGRRGKVQGMKVRAGAQAIEAAVPLMEMFGYATDLRSRTQGRATYSMEFDRYDQVPRNIAEAIIKK, encoded by the coding sequence GTGGCTCGTCAGACATCGCTAGAGCATACGAGAAATATCGGCATCATGGCTCATATTGATGCCGGTAAGACTACGACCACGGAGCGGATTCTCTACTATACGGGTATGACGCATAAGTTGGGCGAGGTGCATGAGGGCGCGGCCACGATGGATTGGATGGAACAGGAGCGGGAGCGTGGCATCACCATCACGGCAGCCGCCACGACCTGTTTCTGGAGGGACTGCCGCATCAATATTATCGATACGCCGGGGCATGTGGATTTTACGATTGAGGTGGAGCGCTCGCTGAGAGTGCTCGATGGGGCGGTCGCGGCATTCGATTCGGTGCAGGGTGTGGAGCCGCAGTCTGAAACGGTTTGGCGACAGGCTGATAAGTATCATGTTCCGCGTATCGCCTTTATGAATAAGATGGACCGGGTTGGGGCTGACTTTTACGGCAGCGTCCAATCTATTATCGACCGGCTCGGAGCAAAGCCCGTTCCCATTCAGATTCCGATCGGACGTGAAGCTGAATTCAAGGGATCCATCGATTTGGTCAGCATGAAGGGCTACTTTTACGAGGATGAGACGCTCGGCGCAAAGTATAAAGTCGATGAAATTCCTGCTGACCTTCTTGCTCAAGCGAAAGAGTACCGGGAGAAGATGCTCGACGCAGTCGCGGAATTCGATGATCAGGTCATGGAAAAGTACTTGAATGGTCACCCATTGACTGAAGAAGAAGTCATGCGCGCGATCAGAGCCGGGACTATTTCAATGAAAATTACTCCCGTCCTCTGTGGGTCAGCTTTTAAGAACAAGGGCGTGCAGCAGTTGTTGGATGGGGTCGTCGACTATTTGCCCTCACCGCTCGATATTCCTCCTGTGTTGGGTATCGAGCCGAATACCGGCAAGGAAGTGCTGAGGAAGGCCGATGATAGTGAGCCGTTTTCGGCATTAGCGTTCAAGATCATGTCCGATCCCTTCGCTGGTCAGTTGACATATTTTCGAGTCTATTCCGGGACGCTGAAGACGGGCACGCCTGTCTTGAATGTAACGAAGGGGGCGAAGGATCGGATCGGACGCCTCCTGAAGATGCATGCCAATAAGCGAGAAGAAATCGATGAGGTGTATGCCGGGGACATCGTCGCGGCCGTAGGACTCAAGGGGGCGACCACCGGAGATACCTTGGCGGATGAGAAGCGACCGGTGCTGCTTGAGGTTATGAAGTTTCCTGAGCCGGTCATCGCGATGGCGATTGAGCCAAAAACCAAGCAGGATCAGGAGAAGATGGGCTTTGCCCTTCAGAAGCTGGCGCAGGAAGATCCGTCGTTTCGTGTGCGGACGGACGAGGAAACCGCGCAGACGATCATTGCTGGGATGGGAGAGCTCCATCTTGAAATTATCGTGGATCGCATGCTGCGGGAGTTTAAGGTCGAAGCGAACGTCGGAAAACCGGAAGTAGCGTTTAGGGAAACGATTCGACGGAAAGCTGAAGCTGAATCTAAATACATCAAGCAAACCGGTGGTCGTGGGCAGTATGGCCACGTTGTTTTAACGGTCGAACCGTCTGAGCCGGGCAAGGGGTTGGAGTTTATCAATAAGGTGGTGGGCGGCGCGGTTCCTAGGGAGTACATTCCGGCCATTGAAAAGGGTGTTCGAGAGCGGATGGAGACGGGAGTCGTTGCCGGCTATCCTTTGCGAGACGTGAAGGTAACCGTGATCGATGGGTCCTATCACGATGTTGACTCGAATGAAATGGCATTTAAAATCGCGGCTTCGATGGGCTTTGCTGATGCCTGTAAGAAAGCCGATCCTGTTTTGCTTGAGCCGATCATGAAAGTTGAAGTCCTGGTTCCTCAAGACTTCATGGGGGACGTTATCGGCAATTTGAATGGACGACGGGGCAAAGTGCAGGGAATGAAGGTTCGCGCCGGCGCGCAGGCGATTGAAGCTGCCGTGCCCTTGATGGAGATGTTCGGGTATGCGACGGATCTTCGGTCTCGAACACAGGGGCGCGCCACGTATAGTATGGAGTTCGACCGGTACGACCAAGTACCGAGGAATATTGCGGAAGCCATCATCAAGAAATAG
- the tuf gene encoding elongation factor Tu, translating into MAKAKYERKKPHVNIGTIGHVDHGKTTLTAALTKVCADKGMAKFISYDEVAKASESQGRRDATKIMTIAISHVEYETANRHYAHVDCPGHADYVKNMITGAAQMDGAILVVSAADGPMPQTREHILLARQVGVPYIVVFLNKADKVDDKELLELVELEVRELLTKYGFPGEKTPIIHGSALKAMEADPGDLGVPSILKLLEAVDTYIPTPQRPIDKPFLMPIEDVFTISGRGTVVTGRAERGIVKVGDEIEIVGLRPTQTTIVTGVEMFRKVLDEGQAGDNIGVLLRGTKKEDVERGMVLCKTKSITPHTKFKAEIYVLTKEEGGRHTPFFNGYRPQFYFRTTDVTGVVSLNPGVEMVMPGDNVSVTGELISPIAMEQGLRFAVREGGKTVGSGVVTEILA; encoded by the coding sequence ATGGCGAAGGCGAAATACGAGCGGAAGAAGCCGCACGTGAACATTGGGACGATCGGGCACGTGGACCATGGGAAGACGACGTTGACGGCGGCGTTGACGAAAGTCTGCGCGGACAAGGGGATGGCGAAGTTCATCAGCTACGACGAAGTGGCGAAGGCGAGCGAGAGTCAGGGGCGCCGGGATGCGACGAAGATCATGACTATCGCCATCAGCCACGTGGAGTATGAGACGGCCAACCGGCATTATGCGCACGTCGATTGCCCGGGCCATGCCGACTACGTGAAGAACATGATCACCGGGGCGGCGCAGATGGATGGCGCGATTCTGGTGGTTAGCGCGGCGGACGGGCCGATGCCGCAGACCCGCGAGCACATTCTGTTGGCGCGCCAGGTGGGCGTGCCCTACATCGTCGTGTTCTTGAACAAGGCCGACAAGGTGGATGACAAGGAATTGCTGGAGTTGGTGGAGTTGGAAGTGCGGGAGTTGCTCACGAAATATGGGTTTCCGGGGGAGAAGACGCCGATCATCCATGGCAGCGCGTTGAAGGCGATGGAGGCGGATCCGGGGGACTTGGGCGTGCCGTCCATTTTGAAGCTGTTGGAGGCGGTGGATACGTACATTCCGACCCCGCAGCGGCCGATCGACAAGCCGTTTCTCATGCCGATCGAAGACGTGTTTACCATCAGCGGGCGCGGGACGGTGGTGACGGGGCGGGCGGAGCGCGGCATCGTGAAGGTGGGGGACGAGATCGAGATCGTGGGATTGCGGCCGACGCAGACCACCATCGTGACCGGCGTGGAAATGTTCCGCAAGGTGTTGGATGAAGGGCAGGCGGGGGACAACATCGGGGTTCTGTTGCGGGGCACGAAGAAGGAAGACGTGGAGCGCGGGATGGTGTTGTGTAAGACGAAGAGCATCACGCCGCATACGAAGTTCAAGGCGGAGATCTATGTGTTGACGAAGGAGGAGGGCGGGCGGCACACCCCGTTTTTCAACGGGTATCGGCCGCAGTTCTACTTCCGGACCACGGACGTGACGGGGGTGGTCTCGCTCAATCCGGGCGTGGAGATGGTGATGCCGGGCGACAATGTCAGTGTGACGGGGGAATTGATCAGTCCGATCGCCATGGAGCAGGGGCTCCGGTTTGCCGTGCGCGAGGGCGGCAAGACGGTCGGCTCGGGCGTCGTCACGGAAATTCTGGCGTAA
- the rpsJ gene encoding 30S ribosomal protein S10 — MKVDQRIRIRLRGFDYRVLDQSVMEIVETVRRSGARVVGPIPLPTRIEKITVQRSTHADKKSREQFEMRTHKRLLDIMEPTPETMDSLMKLNLAAGVDVEIKL; from the coding sequence GTGAAAGTCGATCAGCGGATCAGAATCAGATTAAGAGGCTTTGACTATCGAGTGCTGGATCAGTCGGTTATGGAAATTGTTGAGACTGTTCGGCGCAGCGGAGCCAGGGTGGTGGGCCCGATTCCTCTTCCTACCAGGATTGAGAAAATTACTGTCCAGCGGTCGACACACGCCGACAAGAAGTCTCGCGAGCAATTTGAAATGCGCACCCATAAACGGTTGCTCGATATTATGGAGCCTACGCCAGAGACTATGGATTCATTGATGAAGCTGAATCTAGCGGCTGGGGTGGATGTGGAGATAAAGCTGTGA
- the rplC gene encoding 50S ribosomal protein L3 has protein sequence MTNGLIGKKLGMTQVFDESRLTPVTVIQAGPCRVVAIKTKERDQYEAVQLSFGEVKESKLSKPELGHLKKNQAAPSRVLREFKKDGEPTVGQMVTVGMFQKGDWVDVIGVSKGKGFQGVVKRHHYAGGPESHGSMFHRAPGSIGASSFPSRVWKGKTLPGHMGSERVTVQRLKVIESRSEENLLFVRGAIPGAANGVVVVRKSKKS, from the coding sequence ATGACGAATGGACTGATTGGGAAAAAATTAGGAATGACTCAAGTGTTCGATGAAAGTCGGTTGACTCCGGTAACCGTGATCCAGGCTGGTCCGTGCCGAGTGGTGGCGATAAAGACGAAAGAGCGCGATCAATATGAGGCGGTCCAGCTTTCTTTCGGCGAAGTCAAGGAAAGTAAGTTGTCGAAGCCGGAGTTAGGGCATCTCAAGAAAAACCAAGCCGCTCCCAGTCGGGTGCTGCGTGAATTTAAAAAAGACGGCGAGCCGACCGTTGGGCAGATGGTAACGGTCGGTATGTTTCAGAAGGGTGATTGGGTTGATGTCATCGGGGTGTCGAAGGGGAAGGGTTTTCAGGGCGTCGTGAAACGTCATCACTATGCGGGTGGTCCTGAATCTCACGGCTCCATGTTTCATCGGGCGCCTGGTTCCATAGGGGCGAGTTCGTTTCCGTCTCGCGTGTGGAAAGGGAAGACATTGCCTGGCCATATGGGATCCGAGCGTGTCACGGTTCAGCGGTTGAAAGTCATTGAGTCGCGATCTGAAGAAAATCTCCTGTTCGTCCGTGGGGCGATTCCCGGAGCCGCCAATGGTGTCGTTGTCGTGCGAAAGTCGAAAAAGAGCTAG
- the rplD gene encoding 50S ribosomal protein L4: MPTIDLVDLQKKKVGTVDLSPQVFGCEPRVALVHEAVIMQRACERRGTASTLRRGEVSGSGKKPWKQKHTGRARAGSLRSPVWRHGGSVFGPKPRSYAYSMPKKKYRIALQSALSAKVAESQLFVVSDLSLQQPRTKLLAQALKQFTGGDHALVIVGKEQSEILKAAGNLNAVKVLSADQLNVYDVVRAKVIMIAERELGPVSEVWS, from the coding sequence ATGCCTACTATCGATTTGGTTGATTTGCAAAAAAAGAAGGTTGGAACAGTCGATTTGTCTCCGCAGGTGTTCGGCTGCGAGCCTCGTGTTGCGTTGGTCCATGAAGCTGTCATTATGCAGCGCGCCTGTGAGCGCAGGGGGACGGCCTCTACGTTGCGGCGCGGTGAAGTGAGTGGATCCGGGAAAAAGCCATGGAAGCAAAAGCACACGGGGCGCGCCAGAGCCGGGTCTCTTCGATCTCCTGTCTGGCGGCATGGGGGCAGCGTTTTTGGACCGAAGCCCAGAAGCTACGCCTATTCGATGCCGAAGAAGAAGTATCGAATCGCGTTGCAGAGCGCCTTGTCGGCGAAAGTGGCGGAGAGTCAATTGTTTGTCGTTTCTGATCTTTCTCTGCAACAGCCCAGGACGAAGTTGCTGGCGCAAGCGTTAAAGCAATTCACCGGAGGTGATCACGCGCTGGTGATCGTCGGAAAAGAACAGTCTGAAATCTTGAAGGCTGCCGGAAATTTAAACGCGGTAAAGGTCCTCAGCGCTGATCAGTTGAACGTGTACGATGTTGTTCGCGCCAAAGTCATCATGATCGCCGAGCGAGAGCTTGGTCCTGTAAGTGAGGTGTGGTCATGA
- a CDS encoding 50S ribosomal protein L23 has protein sequence MKVDSHRVLIRPLLTEKITGLRETRNTVGFVVHPDANRIQIRLAVEALLKVKVDKVNVMNVRGKVKRLGRFTGRRSDWKKALVTLREGEKLEMYESA, from the coding sequence ATGAAAGTTGATAGCCACAGGGTCTTGATTCGGCCTTTATTGACGGAGAAGATTACCGGGCTGCGTGAAACGAGGAATACCGTTGGTTTCGTCGTTCATCCTGATGCGAATCGCATTCAAATCAGACTGGCCGTTGAGGCGCTGTTAAAGGTCAAGGTTGACAAGGTCAACGTTATGAATGTCCGAGGTAAGGTGAAGCGTCTTGGACGGTTCACTGGGAGACGCTCCGATTGGAAGAAGGCATTGGTGACCCTTAGAGAAGGGGAAAAGTTGGAGATGTACGAAAGCGCCTAG
- the rplB gene encoding 50S ribosomal protein L2 yields MGLRSYRPTSPGRRGMTAVVTEELTKKKPEKSLTAFHLRSGGRNNDGRTTVRFRGGGHKRLYRTIDFLRDKVGISARVEAIEYDPNRSARIALLKYRDGEKRYILAPVGLSVNDEIQSGPQAEIRPGNALPLVNMPLGTTIHNLELKVGKGGQLIRSAGGFAQVMGRDGDYVQVRLKSGEMRRVLGACMATVGQVGNVDHENVSVGKAGRTRWKGKRPHVRGVVMNPVDHPHGGGEGKSGQGNPHPVSPWGLPTKGYKTRQNKKTDKFIIARRKSGVRNA; encoded by the coding sequence ATGGGTCTGAGATCTTATCGTCCTACGTCTCCTGGTCGTCGTGGCATGACGGCTGTGGTGACGGAAGAGTTAACCAAAAAGAAGCCAGAGAAATCGTTGACTGCGTTTCATCTCCGGAGCGGAGGGCGGAACAACGATGGTCGGACGACCGTCCGCTTTCGTGGGGGAGGGCATAAACGGCTTTATCGCACGATTGATTTTTTACGCGATAAAGTTGGGATTTCCGCGCGGGTTGAAGCGATCGAGTACGACCCAAATCGATCGGCAAGAATCGCCCTCTTGAAGTATCGGGACGGGGAGAAGCGATATATCTTGGCTCCTGTCGGACTGAGCGTGAACGATGAAATCCAGTCGGGGCCACAGGCAGAAATTCGACCAGGTAATGCGCTTCCATTGGTGAATATGCCCCTAGGCACGACCATCCACAATCTTGAGCTGAAGGTTGGCAAGGGAGGTCAGTTAATTCGAAGCGCCGGTGGTTTTGCGCAGGTCATGGGTCGTGACGGCGATTATGTGCAAGTGCGTTTGAAGTCCGGAGAAATGCGCAGAGTCTTAGGGGCCTGCATGGCGACGGTCGGGCAAGTTGGCAACGTCGATCATGAGAATGTCAGTGTGGGCAAGGCCGGGCGGACTCGCTGGAAAGGGAAGAGGCCGCACGTGCGAGGAGTCGTGATGAACCCTGTCGACCATCCCCACGGAGGTGGTGAGGGGAAATCCGGACAGGGGAATCCGCACCCGGTGTCTCCATGGGGACTTCCGACCAAGGGATACAAGACCAGGCAGAATAAAAAAACGGATAAGTTCATTATTGCTCGACGTAAGTCAGGAGTTCGCAATGCCTAG
- the rpsS gene encoding 30S ribosomal protein S19: MPRSVSKGAFVDDHLLRKVEHMNETKDRKLIKTWSRRSTVVPDMIGHTFAVHNGKKFIPVFVTENMVGHKLGEFAPTRFFKGHGQARTEKAVALK, from the coding sequence ATGCCTAGATCGGTAAGTAAAGGCGCGTTTGTCGACGATCATCTTCTCAGGAAAGTCGAGCACATGAATGAGACGAAAGATCGTAAGTTGATCAAGACCTGGTCGCGACGGTCGACGGTCGTTCCCGATATGATCGGCCATACGTTCGCTGTACATAATGGGAAAAAGTTCATTCCGGTGTTTGTGACCGAAAACATGGTCGGTCATAAGCTTGGTGAGTTCGCGCCGACTCGGTTTTTCAAGGGGCATGGCCAGGCCAGGACTGAAAAAGCTGTCGCTCTTAAGTAG
- the rplV gene encoding 50S ribosomal protein L22 → MTEAHAVLKFVRVAPRKARPVIDMIRGRQVPMALAILKHTPRHAARVVEKLVRSAVANAELKEMGDSESMIISRAFVNCGPTYKRVRARSMGRANAIQKRTSHITVVVAAPGIQDKGK, encoded by the coding sequence ATGACTGAAGCACATGCGGTTCTAAAATTTGTTCGTGTTGCGCCTCGAAAGGCCCGTCCGGTAATCGATATGATTCGTGGCAGGCAGGTGCCGATGGCGCTGGCCATCTTGAAACACACGCCTCGCCATGCCGCGCGCGTGGTTGAAAAGCTCGTTCGCTCGGCTGTGGCGAATGCCGAGCTGAAGGAGATGGGTGACAGCGAATCAATGATCATCTCCAGGGCTTTTGTCAATTGCGGGCCAACGTATAAGCGCGTGCGTGCCAGGTCGATGGGTCGGGCCAATGCGATACAAAAACGTACGAGTCACATTACCGTCGTCGTGGCGGCGCCAGGAATTCAGGACAAGGGGAAATAG
- the rpsC gene encoding 30S ribosomal protein S3, giving the protein MGQKTHPIGYRLGYNYTWSSRWYAGKDYAKLLHQDVKIRKMVKARLYHAGVSRVEIERSGDQTRVIIHTARPGIIIGRKGAEVDKLKADLEKQYGGQVYITVKEIKKPELDAQLVSENVATQLEKRVAFRRAMKRSVQSALRLGAQGIKIMVAGRLGGAEIARTEWYREGRVPLHTLRAEIDYGFAEAHTTMGQIGVKTWIYKGELLPVQPVKAESSLERRFG; this is encoded by the coding sequence ATGGGTCAAAAAACACATCCAATAGGTTATCGCCTGGGCTACAACTACACGTGGAGTTCTCGTTGGTATGCCGGGAAGGATTACGCCAAGCTGCTCCATCAGGATGTCAAGATCCGAAAGATGGTCAAGGCGAGGTTATATCACGCCGGTGTGTCGAGAGTGGAAATTGAACGTTCCGGCGATCAGACCAGGGTCATTATTCATACCGCCCGCCCTGGTATTATCATCGGGCGCAAGGGCGCCGAGGTTGATAAGCTCAAGGCCGATCTTGAAAAGCAGTACGGGGGGCAGGTCTATATCACGGTCAAGGAAATTAAGAAGCCGGAGCTTGACGCTCAGCTCGTTAGCGAAAATGTCGCAACTCAACTTGAGAAGCGGGTAGCTTTTCGGCGGGCGATGAAGCGCAGTGTTCAGTCCGCGTTGAGGCTTGGAGCTCAAGGTATCAAGATCATGGTGGCCGGCCGCCTGGGCGGCGCTGAAATCGCCAGGACGGAATGGTATCGAGAGGGGCGTGTTCCGCTACACACGCTCCGTGCAGAAATAGACTATGGATTCGCCGAAGCGCACACGACGATGGGGCAGATCGGGGTGAAGACATGGATCTATAAAGGAGAGTTGCTTCCTGTTCAGCCTGTCAAGGCCGAATCATCTTTAGAACGACGGTTTGGGTGA
- the rplP gene encoding 50S ribosomal protein L16, whose amino-acid sequence MLAPKKVKFRKMQKGRMTGKAYRGGQITLGEFGLKALEPGWVTSRQIEAARIAITRYVKRGGQVWTRIFPDKPITKKPAETRMGKGKGNPEYWVAVVKPGRILYEMDGVTSEVAREAFRLASHKLPIATKLVVRGEFGQGS is encoded by the coding sequence GTGTTAGCGCCTAAGAAAGTTAAATTCAGAAAGATGCAGAAAGGCCGGATGACCGGGAAGGCCTATCGTGGGGGTCAGATTACCCTGGGAGAGTTTGGTCTCAAGGCATTGGAGCCGGGATGGGTGACCAGCCGGCAGATTGAGGCCGCGCGTATCGCCATTACTCGATACGTGAAACGGGGAGGACAGGTGTGGACGCGTATTTTCCCCGATAAACCGATCACTAAAAAGCCCGCCGAGACTCGAATGGGTAAAGGAAAGGGTAATCCTGAGTACTGGGTGGCAGTTGTAAAGCCAGGCCGGATTCTTTATGAGATGGACGGCGTTACTTCCGAGGTTGCTCGAGAGGCATTTCGTCTTGCGTCGCACAAGTTGCCGATTGCCACGAAGTTGGTCGTTCGTGGCGAGTTTGGGCAAGGTTCTTGA
- the rpmC gene encoding 50S ribosomal protein L29, which translates to MEVKELQQLGADELVDKEKQLVQELFNLRFQFGSGRLENPMQIRKTKRDIARVKTILQQVKARAEGSKK; encoded by the coding sequence TTGGAGGTCAAAGAGCTCCAGCAGCTAGGCGCTGATGAGCTGGTAGATAAGGAAAAACAGCTGGTGCAAGAGCTGTTCAATCTACGCTTTCAGTTCGGCTCCGGGCGTCTTGAGAATCCCATGCAAATTCGGAAAACGAAACGTGATATTGCACGGGTAAAAACTATTCTCCAGCAAGTGAAGGCCCGAGCAGAGGGCTCTAAAAAGTAA
- the rpsQ gene encoding 30S ribosomal protein S17: MAEVVKRRHWYGDVVSNKMQKTVVVVVSRSVIHPVYKKVLRRVTRLKAHDESGVCKIGDRVKLVQTRPLSKEKNWRVVQVMEKGQPEK; encoded by the coding sequence ATGGCTGAGGTGGTAAAGCGTCGTCATTGGTATGGCGACGTCGTCAGTAACAAGATGCAAAAGACGGTCGTTGTCGTGGTTTCAAGATCGGTTATTCATCCTGTCTATAAGAAAGTTCTTCGGCGGGTGACGAGACTGAAGGCCCACGATGAAAGTGGTGTGTGTAAGATCGGGGATCGGGTCAAGCTGGTGCAGACCAGGCCGCTGAGCAAGGAAAAGAACTGGCGTGTCGTTCAAGTTATGGAAAAGGGTCAACCAGAAAAGTAA
- the rplN gene encoding 50S ribosomal protein L14: MIQNYTYMDVADNSGAKQAMCFHVFGGTRRRYASLGDIVVVAVKEAIPQASVKKGDVSRAVIVRTTKEVRREDGSYIKFDRNACVLINKDGEPIGTRIFGPVARELRWKKFMKIISLAPEVL, from the coding sequence ATGATTCAGAACTATACATATATGGATGTGGCCGATAATTCCGGGGCAAAACAGGCCATGTGTTTTCATGTTTTCGGGGGCACCAGACGGCGCTATGCATCGCTAGGCGACATCGTCGTCGTGGCCGTCAAGGAGGCGATCCCGCAAGCCAGTGTGAAGAAGGGGGATGTGAGCCGGGCCGTCATTGTTCGAACGACGAAGGAAGTGCGCCGAGAAGATGGGTCCTATATCAAGTTTGATCGAAACGCCTGTGTCTTGATCAATAAAGATGGCGAGCCGATTGGAACGCGCATATTCGGTCCCGTTGCCCGCGAGCTCCGCTGGAAGAAATTCATGAAGATCATCTCTTTGGCGCCAGAGGTTTTGTAG
- the rplX gene encoding 50S ribosomal protein L24, with translation MESLRKSRIRKGDTVVVVSGRERGKRGKVLSIDLGAGKVVVEKLNIIKRHTKPNQKAKQGGILEREAPLQISNVMFLCPVTQKPTRIGIRVLEDGRRVRFSKKSNETVE, from the coding sequence GTGGAATCACTCCGAAAAAGCAGAATTCGAAAAGGTGATACGGTCGTCGTGGTTTCTGGTCGGGAGCGCGGCAAGAGGGGAAAGGTCTTGTCTATTGATTTGGGGGCGGGAAAGGTGGTTGTCGAGAAACTGAACATCATCAAGCGGCACACCAAACCGAATCAGAAGGCTAAGCAGGGAGGGATCCTCGAGCGAGAGGCGCCTCTTCAGATTTCCAATGTCATGTTTTTGTGTCCGGTCACGCAGAAGCCTACGCGCATAGGGATTCGGGTTTTGGAAGATGGAAGACGAGTGCGCTTTAGTAAGAAATCCAATGAGACTGTGGAATAG